In Lautropia mirabilis, one DNA window encodes the following:
- a CDS encoding S8 family peptidase: protein MPDEYLPLLVFPEKRILQPEKGNGFPPGKQNLPGHGAQVARIGRQIEHLEEDFARYQASLTGALAGLEPEMVLVIEIVGRLDDFRQAVEAAGLEWLGETEIDDLEAEDEGFHERDAAGQPVVKPLSGRMFLAMSNMAGLQEILTLWEQWKANRSLPHGKTKWKAVFEQLNVLRRWGIEETLVETGMIDRWKDLLESLDPEEKVRFQIELFYRKRVEKRRNNEAAIRSLLEGLGGQTLSAFLDMPQIAFHAVKAELPAHAIQSLLHQVAADGADIDIELFKFAGIMYFRPTGQSLAVSEEGEGEPAAFPESVSDLPPVAALLDGAPLQLHEALKDRLLVDDTFGLESTYQPGERKHGTAMASLILHGDRSNPDSEPLPHKLYCIPVMQPDHQTREHDEHMPDEVFFEDRIHIAVRRMFEGSGDVPAQAPTVKVINLSIGDTAREFIHTPSPWARLLDWLAYRHRVLFCVSAGNYCDEIDIGLNQQQFADLSDGEKISATVKAISNSLTSRRLLSPAEAMNAITVGAAHADDSGDAYPQFGQRVDVLPSQTLFSPATRLGFGFKRSIKPDILMPGGRQLYNAPVLARSTLYSVDNSIVGPGQKVALDSRKQGVLNNEAFWRGTSNATALATRGAVRLYDMLNRLRNEEGEDIPETLMSVLMKALLVHGAKQDEAGKQHIEQVLKDARNSRQFKQVITRYLGYGAVDIERVLTCTAQRATVLGCGEIRENEVHEYAFPIPPGFSSQKIWRRLVVTLAWLTPINPDHRNLREAKLTLEPGGGNWSSQILKLDRQDGDHNQVERGTVQHEVLEGKKQIQAFEDGETLRIRVTCKKDATARLDAVIPYGLAVTLEAKEDIPIYQQVRARIKQPVRIAPGVGR from the coding sequence ATGCCTGATGAGTACTTGCCATTACTGGTTTTTCCTGAAAAGCGAATTCTCCAGCCAGAAAAGGGCAACGGTTTTCCTCCGGGAAAACAGAATTTGCCCGGCCATGGTGCCCAGGTAGCCCGTATTGGAAGACAGATCGAACATCTGGAAGAAGACTTCGCACGCTATCAGGCCAGCCTGACTGGTGCTCTGGCTGGGCTCGAACCTGAAATGGTCCTAGTCATCGAGATCGTTGGACGTCTGGACGACTTCCGACAAGCCGTTGAAGCGGCTGGCTTAGAGTGGCTAGGGGAGACGGAAATCGACGACTTGGAGGCTGAGGATGAAGGCTTCCATGAGCGAGATGCTGCCGGTCAACCTGTGGTTAAGCCGCTGAGCGGTCGCATGTTTCTGGCCATGAGCAACATGGCTGGCTTGCAAGAGATTCTCACGCTTTGGGAGCAATGGAAAGCCAATAGAAGCCTGCCCCACGGAAAAACAAAGTGGAAAGCCGTTTTCGAGCAATTGAACGTGCTGAGGCGCTGGGGCATTGAGGAGACATTGGTCGAAACAGGAATGATCGACCGCTGGAAGGACCTGCTTGAATCTCTTGACCCCGAAGAGAAGGTCAGATTTCAGATTGAGCTTTTCTACCGCAAGAGGGTTGAGAAGCGTCGAAATAATGAAGCAGCAATTCGTTCATTGCTTGAAGGCCTCGGAGGCCAAACGCTTTCGGCGTTCCTTGATATGCCTCAGATCGCATTCCATGCGGTCAAGGCCGAATTGCCTGCTCACGCCATTCAGTCGCTGCTCCATCAAGTAGCTGCAGATGGAGCTGATATCGACATCGAACTGTTCAAATTCGCCGGCATCATGTATTTCCGCCCTACCGGGCAAAGCCTGGCGGTTTCTGAGGAGGGCGAGGGAGAGCCGGCTGCGTTCCCCGAAAGTGTCAGTGACCTTCCTCCTGTCGCAGCGCTCCTTGATGGCGCTCCCTTGCAATTGCATGAAGCGCTGAAAGATCGACTGCTGGTTGATGACACCTTTGGCTTGGAGTCCACTTATCAACCTGGCGAGCGCAAGCATGGCACTGCCATGGCTTCCTTGATTCTTCATGGGGATCGCAGCAATCCCGATTCCGAACCGCTACCGCACAAACTGTATTGCATCCCGGTGATGCAGCCTGACCATCAGACACGCGAACATGATGAACATATGCCGGATGAGGTTTTCTTTGAAGACCGCATCCATATAGCTGTTCGGCGCATGTTTGAAGGCTCTGGCGACGTCCCCGCGCAAGCGCCTACAGTCAAGGTCATCAATCTTTCCATTGGTGATACAGCGCGGGAGTTTATCCATACGCCAAGTCCTTGGGCACGGTTACTCGACTGGTTGGCCTACCGCCACCGCGTGCTGTTCTGCGTCAGCGCGGGCAACTACTGCGACGAGATTGATATCGGACTCAATCAGCAGCAGTTCGCCGATCTTTCTGATGGAGAGAAGATAAGCGCCACCGTAAAAGCGATATCAAATAGCCTTACCTCCCGGCGGCTGCTTTCGCCGGCAGAAGCGATGAACGCCATTACGGTAGGCGCTGCTCACGCCGATGATTCTGGAGATGCATATCCGCAATTTGGCCAGCGTGTCGATGTGCTGCCTTCGCAAACTCTGTTCAGTCCTGCCACCCGTCTGGGTTTTGGTTTTAAACGCTCCATAAAACCTGACATCCTCATGCCCGGAGGGCGGCAACTCTACAACGCCCCTGTACTAGCTAGATCTACCCTGTACAGCGTCGACAACTCCATCGTCGGACCAGGTCAAAAAGTTGCGCTGGACAGCAGAAAGCAAGGCGTTTTGAACAACGAAGCCTTCTGGCGTGGCACCAGCAATGCGACGGCGCTGGCCACACGAGGTGCGGTGCGGCTGTACGACATGCTGAACAGACTACGCAACGAGGAGGGGGAGGATATTCCCGAGACGTTGATGTCGGTGCTGATGAAGGCGCTACTGGTACATGGCGCTAAGCAAGACGAAGCTGGCAAGCAACACATCGAACAAGTGTTGAAAGACGCGCGCAACTCTCGTCAGTTCAAGCAGGTAATCACGCGCTACCTTGGCTATGGAGCCGTGGATATCGAGCGTGTGCTGACCTGCACTGCCCAGCGAGCAACCGTCCTAGGCTGTGGAGAGATACGGGAAAACGAGGTGCATGAGTATGCCTTTCCGATCCCTCCCGGCTTCTCTTCCCAAAAGATTTGGCGGCGGCTGGTAGTGACCTTAGCTTGGCTGACACCAATCAATCCGGACCACCGCAATCTTCGAGAAGCCAAGCTGACGCTAGAACCCGGCGGGGGAAATTGGTCCAGTCAGATCCTTAAACTGGATCGTCAAGACGGTGACCACAATCAGGTGGAGCGTGGCACCGTGCAGCATGAAGTGCTGGAAGGCAAGAAGCAGATCCAGGCCTTCGAGGATGGTGAGACCTTGCGCATTCGCGTCACCTGCAAAAAGGACGCAACTGCACGCCTTGATGCTGTCATTCCCTACGGGCTCGCTGTGACTTTGGAAGCGAAGGAAGACATTCCGATCTACCAGCAAGTCCGCGCCCGTATCAAGCAGCCGGTGCGTATTGCACCGGGCGTGGGGCGATGA
- a CDS encoding AAA family ATPase — MAQADTLVALVKAASSGDQPSFRKSTEALIQEERGKGHRILADRLEKALRAPAHQPTLFQPSAAATRPAQTGGIAQKDLIAELTPERSLESLVLNDSIRGQLREVVEEQHRAELLHAHGLSPRHRILLAGAPGNGKTSVAEALAFELMVPLIVVRYESLIGSYLGETSIRLKALLDYARTRRCVLFFDEFETLGKERGDTHETGEIKRVVSSLLLQLDDLPDYVVVVAASNHPELLDRAVWRRFQVRLELPLPTRAQLTAFVAFISERSKVNFGLANETVAKRLLGLSFSEVEEFCLGVVRRAVLDQKVDDARTIVSSRLEQWKKRLKPANKEVSDE; from the coding sequence ATGGCACAAGCTGATACCTTGGTCGCCCTGGTAAAAGCAGCCAGTAGCGGCGACCAACCTTCTTTTCGGAAGTCGACCGAAGCCTTGATTCAAGAAGAACGTGGCAAGGGGCACCGAATCCTAGCCGACCGACTGGAAAAGGCATTACGAGCGCCAGCCCATCAGCCGACCTTATTCCAGCCTTCTGCAGCAGCGACGCGACCAGCCCAAACTGGGGGCATCGCGCAGAAAGATCTGATTGCCGAGTTGACACCAGAGCGTTCGCTGGAAAGTTTGGTGCTTAACGATAGTATTCGCGGGCAGTTACGAGAAGTTGTCGAAGAACAGCATCGCGCTGAGTTGCTGCATGCTCACGGCTTAAGCCCAAGGCATCGAATCCTACTAGCTGGGGCGCCAGGGAACGGTAAAACATCGGTTGCTGAAGCGTTGGCATTTGAGTTGATGGTGCCGCTGATCGTTGTGCGCTATGAGTCGTTGATTGGCAGCTACCTGGGCGAAACTTCTATCCGCTTGAAAGCCTTGCTTGACTACGCTCGAACACGGCGCTGCGTGTTGTTCTTTGACGAGTTCGAAACATTGGGCAAAGAGCGAGGTGACACTCATGAAACGGGGGAGATAAAGCGTGTCGTTAGCTCTTTGCTGCTTCAACTCGACGATCTTCCAGATTATGTCGTTGTCGTTGCTGCTAGCAATCACCCAGAACTTTTGGATAGGGCCGTTTGGCGGCGCTTTCAGGTTCGACTGGAACTCCCTCTTCCTACACGCGCACAGTTGACCGCGTTCGTCGCCTTTATCAGTGAACGCAGCAAGGTCAACTTTGGCTTGGCCAATGAGACTGTCGCAAAAAGACTTTTAGGCCTCAGTTTTTCAGAGGTGGAAGAGTTCTGCTTGGGAGTAGTCCGCAGAGCGGTACTAGATCAGAAGGTGGATGACGCCAGAACCATCGTCTCTTCCAGGTTGGAACAATGGAAGAAGCGGTTGAAACCTGCCAATAAAGAAGTATCAGACGAATAA
- a CDS encoding restriction endonuclease codes for MARMWMVRGEGGSLYDAFRERGVAAVGWNQLAAHAKPGVGRKQLIALYRSAEPQVKQGTVVSGASQVWRFVNDIQDGDWIVTYSPANRLYSIGKVTGPAEHHPEWAEQGMPLARKVQWQTQELPRDSLGTSTKNSLGSTLTLFEVPSSAAAEVLAALKGKPAPAVEDEAEEVIADPLADIESQALERIKDRVNELDWDDMQQLVAGILRAMGYKTQVSPPGADRGKDIVASPDGFGFEHPRIVVEVKHRKGQMGSQEIRSFLGGRHKDDRGLYVSTGGFTKDAQYEADRASIPLAMWTLDHVVRALIEHYDATDAETKRIVPLKRLYWPA; via the coding sequence ATGGCACGGATGTGGATGGTGCGAGGCGAAGGCGGAAGCTTGTATGACGCCTTTCGAGAGCGTGGTGTGGCGGCTGTAGGCTGGAACCAATTGGCAGCCCACGCTAAACCCGGTGTCGGCCGCAAGCAGTTGATCGCCCTGTACCGATCCGCCGAGCCCCAGGTAAAGCAAGGCACGGTGGTGTCGGGCGCATCCCAGGTCTGGCGCTTCGTCAACGACATTCAGGATGGTGATTGGATCGTCACCTATTCGCCAGCCAATCGCTTGTACTCGATCGGCAAGGTCACGGGGCCAGCCGAACACCACCCTGAGTGGGCCGAACAAGGCATGCCACTGGCGCGCAAGGTACAGTGGCAAACGCAGGAATTGCCACGCGACAGCTTGGGCACCAGCACAAAGAACAGCCTGGGTTCGACCCTGACCCTGTTCGAGGTGCCGTCCAGCGCGGCAGCCGAAGTGCTGGCGGCGCTGAAGGGTAAACCAGCTCCAGCCGTGGAAGATGAAGCCGAGGAAGTCATCGCTGATCCACTGGCCGACATCGAGTCCCAGGCGCTGGAGCGCATCAAGGACCGGGTCAACGAACTCGACTGGGACGACATGCAGCAGTTGGTCGCCGGCATCCTGCGAGCCATGGGCTACAAGACCCAGGTCTCGCCCCCGGGAGCAGATCGGGGAAAGGACATCGTCGCCTCGCCAGACGGCTTTGGCTTCGAACACCCGCGCATCGTCGTGGAGGTCAAGCACCGCAAGGGCCAAATGGGCAGTCAGGAGATTCGTAGCTTTCTCGGTGGCCGCCACAAGGACGATCGCGGGCTATACGTCAGTACCGGCGGCTTCACTAAGGACGCGCAGTACGAAGCGGACCGGGCGTCCATTCCGCTGGCCATGTGGACGCTGGATCATGTGGTGCGCGCCCTGATCGAGCATTACGACGCCACCGACGCTGAAACCAAACGAATCGTGCCGTTGAAGCGGTTGTACTGGCCTGCTTGA